A single region of the Saprospiraceae bacterium genome encodes:
- a CDS encoding PorV/PorQ family protein: MNKYFYPIFLIAVLISGTAIDIQAGNPDRQGEAGAYELLMVPYARTAGLHLMNTACISGVESIRLNVAGLSRINKTEIALGSTQYLKGTGITLSALGLAQKAGKNGAFGFSLMAINFGDIPVTTTLQPEGTGSTFSPSFFNLGLSYSHIFENKISVGVTVRVISESLADVTATAIALDAGVQYVTGPKDNFKFGISLRNVGSRMSFGGEGLSQQLKTASFDQEFPISFDNRAADFELPSVLNIGLSYDLYAGEKNRLTILGNFTANSFSEDQLGAGFEYSLDDLFMLRGAYKYDFGSGDPITEPIYTGLSAGASVGIPFSKENKNTRMSIDYAYRQTKIWDGTHNIGVRINI; this comes from the coding sequence ATGAATAAATATTTTTACCCCATTTTCTTGATTGCCGTGCTTATCAGCGGAACAGCAATCGATATCCAGGCTGGTAATCCAGACCGCCAGGGCGAAGCAGGCGCTTACGAACTCTTAATGGTGCCCTATGCCCGTACGGCTGGTTTGCACCTCATGAATACAGCCTGCATTAGTGGTGTAGAGTCTATTCGACTCAATGTAGCTGGCTTATCTCGGATCAATAAGACCGAAATTGCCTTGGGTAGCACGCAGTATCTCAAAGGTACGGGTATTACCCTCAGTGCCTTAGGCCTCGCCCAAAAAGCCGGTAAAAATGGCGCTTTCGGCTTTAGTTTGATGGCTATTAATTTTGGCGATATCCCCGTTACGACGACTTTGCAGCCCGAAGGTACAGGTAGTACTTTTTCGCCCTCCTTTTTCAATCTTGGCTTGTCCTATTCCCATATTTTTGAGAATAAAATATCAGTAGGGGTAACGGTACGCGTTATTTCGGAGTCGCTGGCAGATGTAACGGCCACTGCAATTGCCTTGGATGCTGGCGTACAATATGTGACGGGGCCAAAGGATAATTTTAAATTTGGAATCTCCTTGCGTAATGTAGGTTCTAGAATGTCATTTGGAGGAGAAGGTTTAAGCCAGCAATTGAAGACGGCTTCCTTTGACCAAGAATTCCCTATCTCTTTTGATAACAGGGCAGCTGATTTTGAATTGCCTTCGGTCTTGAATATCGGCTTATCCTACGATTTATACGCAGGAGAAAAAAATAGATTGACCATTTTGGGTAATTTTACGGCCAATTCCTTTTCTGAAGATCAGCTGGGGGCAGGGTTCGAGTATTCCCTGGATGACCTGTTTATGCTCAGAGGGGCCTATAAATATGATTTTGGCAGCGGAGATCCTATCACCGAACCAATTTACACCGGCTTGAGTGCAGGGGCCTCGGTAGGCATTCCTTTCAGCAAGGAAAATAAAAACACCCGAATGAGCATTGATTATGCTTACCGACAAACCAAAATATGGGATGGAACACATAATATCGGTGTCAGAATCAATATCTAA
- the greA gene encoding transcription elongation factor GreA has translation MSGTQWLTQEGYDRLMAELDELKSTGRDEAAKAIAEAREKGDLSENAEYDAAKDAQGLLELKINSLEKALANSRIIDASQLDTSKVTVLCKVTIKSVKTGKLVTYMLVSESEADLKAKKISVNSPVGQGLLGKAVGDIAKVSTPGGFMDFEIMEISI, from the coding sequence ATGTCAGGTACTCAATGGTTGACACAAGAAGGTTATGATAGACTCATGGCTGAACTTGACGAATTAAAATCAACCGGTAGGGATGAAGCGGCTAAGGCTATTGCTGAAGCAAGAGAAAAGGGCGATCTTTCTGAAAATGCAGAATACGATGCGGCCAAAGATGCCCAAGGGCTATTAGAGTTAAAAATAAATAGCTTGGAAAAAGCATTGGCCAACTCGCGTATTATCGATGCTAGCCAGCTAGATACCTCTAAAGTTACCGTACTGTGTAAGGTGACGATCAAAAGCGTTAAAACAGGTAAACTGGTAACCTATATGTTGGTTTCTGAGTCAGAAGCTGATTTGAAGGCCAAGAAAATTTCCGTCAACTCACCAGTAGGCCAGGGATTATTGGGTAAAGCAGTAGGAGATATTGCGAAAGTCTCAACACCAGGAGGATTTATGGATTTTGAAATCATGGAAATTTCAATTTAA
- a CDS encoding HIT family protein: MATIFSKIVTGEIPCYKIAESADYLAFLDINPIVKGHTLVIPKMGVDYIFDLEDELLGGLMIFAKKVAKAVDLAIPSKRIGIMVVGTEVPHAHIHLVPFQHETDINIAKPKMALPPEEMAEIAAKIRAFIN; this comes from the coding sequence ATGGCTACTATTTTTTCTAAAATTGTCACAGGTGAAATCCCTTGTTATAAAATTGCAGAATCAGCAGACTATTTGGCCTTTCTCGATATTAACCCTATCGTGAAAGGTCATACGCTTGTTATTCCCAAAATGGGAGTAGATTACATTTTTGACCTCGAAGATGAGCTATTAGGCGGGCTGATGATCTTTGCTAAAAAAGTAGCCAAGGCGGTGGATCTAGCCATTCCTTCCAAGCGCATTGGCATCATGGTGGTCGGTACGGAAGTCCCCCATGCCCATATTCATCTCGTCCCTTTTCAACATGAAACGGATATTAATATTGCAAAGCCCAAAATGGCCTTGCCACCCGAAGAAATGGCTGAAATAGCCGCTAAAATCAGGGCTTTTATCAATTAA
- a CDS encoding DUF6089 family protein, translating to MRRRVIPMMVAVLAFTFSVQAQKSAEIGVVIGASSYFGDLTPHGVQNNTSQYLPAFSFFYRQNMNQTYGFRVNLGYGNISGDDALSDQAYRNERNFSFKSSILELGLIGEVNLLGFSPGGNGSAFSPYLFGGIALFHFNPHTEYQGQTVNLQPLGTEGQGIEGFPDPYKLTQISIPFGGGIKLAINDQINIGLELGFRKTFTDYLDDVSGKYVSYPVLRASNGELAAALGNRTGEFLGTEPVELAEGALRGNPKKDDWYLMGGFTLSYTIFSDRGAFHKSGRRGNKRFGCPTF from the coding sequence ATGCGACGACGAGTTATTCCTATGATGGTAGCAGTTTTAGCTTTTACTTTTAGTGTTCAAGCGCAAAAATCCGCCGAAATTGGCGTTGTGATTGGTGCTTCCTCTTATTTTGGAGACTTGACACCCCATGGGGTTCAAAACAACACCAGCCAATACCTCCCTGCTTTTAGCTTTTTTTATCGGCAAAACATGAATCAAACCTATGGATTTCGTGTCAATCTCGGTTATGGCAACATTTCGGGGGATGATGCGCTTTCTGATCAGGCCTATCGGAATGAACGAAATTTCAGTTTTAAGTCCAGTATCCTCGAGCTTGGATTGATCGGAGAAGTGAATCTGCTAGGGTTTAGCCCCGGCGGTAATGGCTCCGCTTTTTCTCCTTATCTGTTTGGCGGTATCGCCTTGTTTCATTTCAATCCCCATACAGAATACCAGGGACAAACCGTCAATCTACAGCCCCTTGGAACGGAAGGGCAAGGCATAGAGGGCTTTCCTGATCCGTATAAACTGACCCAAATCTCCATTCCTTTTGGCGGAGGTATCAAATTGGCGATTAATGACCAGATCAATATTGGCCTGGAACTCGGGTTTCGCAAGACCTTCACCGATTACCTGGATGATGTGAGTGGTAAATATGTGAGTTATCCCGTGTTGAGGGCAAGTAATGGTGAATTAGCAGCTGCCCTGGGGAATAGGACCGGGGAGTTTCTGGGCACAGAGCCTGTAGAGCTTGCAGAGGGAGCCCTACGTGGCAACCCGAAGAAAGATGATTGGTACCTCATGGGCGGTTTTACGCTTTCCTATACCATCTTTAGTGATAGGGGTGCCTTTCATAAATCAGGCCGTAGGGGAAACAAGCGATTCGGTTGCCCTACGTTTTAA
- a CDS encoding S41 family peptidase, translated as MKLFATLCLNFILFHGIAQSTQVTFTVDASGLEKPQNIFLRGDLPPLSWEKGYPLTDSDGDGIFEVSIDFDGSESKLEYKFTNANNWEFEGDDNRILWFKSAPKTIHHTFNEYNYYDAAALAKLSYTETQIKEDVDVLRKTIMYIHPNLYKYRDSTQLEQDFKALEADMLAEPSLQNAYKAISLFASRIKCSHTFTNPWNQGADVKKAIFYQPDKIPFSFNRIGKRIFIDKNASANPQLEKGLEILSINGTPSQEIMEQLAAYITADGDNYEKRLQRLSLSGHEKFELFDIFYPLVFGSSDAFTLQLKNHLTGQIVETTVKATTKAARTAVLKARYEGFESTFESGWNFKILNDSILHLKLHSFSVYNTDFDWKGFLDGVFETLGAKKIAHFIIDIRYNEGGNDEVAKYILERIIRQPIDIARASSITAYRKIPDELRAHISTWDKNPYDWGNKVEEMGNGKYRMKSKTPQQQMVPKKGGFKGKSYLLTNADNSSATHIMAAYVKKYKLATIVGQETGGNQKGLNGGYMFFHRLPHTGVELDIPVIGVNISPDTPTTYNGGILPDIPVEKNVADFIKNIDTELNAVLKYIADHP; from the coding sequence ATGAAATTATTTGCCACCTTATGCCTGAATTTTATACTATTCCATGGCATTGCCCAAAGTACCCAGGTGACTTTTACCGTCGATGCATCTGGCTTAGAAAAACCGCAGAATATCTTTCTCCGAGGAGACCTTCCGCCACTCTCCTGGGAAAAAGGTTACCCGCTCACGGATAGCGATGGAGATGGTATTTTTGAAGTAAGCATCGATTTCGATGGCTCCGAATCCAAACTCGAATACAAATTCACAAATGCAAATAACTGGGAATTTGAAGGCGATGATAATAGAATATTGTGGTTTAAATCCGCACCAAAAACAATCCATCATACCTTTAACGAATACAATTATTACGACGCGGCAGCTCTTGCAAAACTATCGTACACCGAAACCCAGATAAAAGAAGATGTGGACGTATTAAGGAAAACAATCATGTACATCCACCCAAACCTGTATAAGTACCGGGACAGTACCCAATTGGAACAGGATTTCAAAGCCTTAGAAGCTGATATGCTGGCAGAACCTAGCCTGCAAAACGCCTACAAAGCCATTTCGTTATTTGCCAGTCGCATTAAATGTAGTCACACCTTTACCAACCCCTGGAACCAGGGGGCTGATGTAAAAAAAGCGATCTTTTACCAACCGGACAAAATCCCTTTTTCTTTTAACCGAATCGGGAAACGTATCTTTATAGACAAAAATGCTTCTGCAAATCCTCAATTAGAAAAGGGGCTGGAAATTCTAAGTATTAATGGCACCCCATCCCAAGAAATCATGGAGCAACTGGCAGCCTACATTACCGCTGATGGCGACAATTATGAGAAACGCCTGCAACGCCTTAGCCTCAGTGGCCATGAAAAATTTGAGCTGTTTGACATCTTTTACCCACTTGTCTTTGGAAGTAGTGATGCCTTCACCCTACAATTGAAGAACCACCTAACGGGCCAAATCGTTGAGACAACCGTAAAGGCTACCACTAAAGCAGCACGAACAGCTGTGCTGAAAGCACGATACGAGGGTTTTGAAAGCACCTTTGAATCAGGATGGAATTTTAAAATACTGAATGACAGCATATTACACCTCAAATTACACAGCTTTTCGGTTTACAATACCGATTTTGACTGGAAAGGGTTTCTTGATGGTGTTTTTGAAACCCTTGGAGCTAAAAAAATAGCACATTTCATCATTGATATTCGCTACAACGAAGGTGGAAATGATGAGGTGGCTAAATATATACTAGAACGCATCATTCGCCAGCCAATTGACATAGCGCGCGCCAGTTCCATTACGGCCTATCGGAAAATCCCAGATGAGCTTCGAGCCCATATTAGTACCTGGGATAAAAATCCTTATGATTGGGGAAATAAGGTAGAAGAAATGGGCAACGGTAAGTACAGGATGAAAAGCAAAACCCCTCAACAGCAAATGGTCCCCAAAAAAGGTGGCTTTAAAGGCAAATCCTATTTGCTCACCAATGCTGACAATAGTTCTGCCACGCATATTATGGCTGCTTATGTCAAGAAATATAAATTGGCAACCATCGTGGGTCAAGAAACCGGCGGAAACCAAAAAGGGTTGAATGGGGGGTATATGTTCTTCCATCGTCTTCCCCATACAGGGGTGGAGCTAGACATTCCCGTAATTGGTGTCAATATTTCACCAGATACCCCTACGACTTATAATGGAGGAATCCTTCCTGATATTCCAGTCGAAAAAAATGTTGCCGACTTTATCAAAAACATTGATACGGAGCTAAATGCTGTGCTAAAATACATCGCTGACCATCCATAA
- a CDS encoding 2-oxoglutarate and iron-dependent oxygenase domain-containing protein — protein sequence MEHLSTATVPIIDISPLVNDSSDQHAVAQAIGEACQTYGFFYIIGHGVDEVLQQQLEDLSKRFFAQELAIKNQIRMALGGKAWRGYFPVGDELTSGKPDIKEGLYFGLELGPDDPRVQAGLPMHGANLFPANMPEFRTVVLDYMAAVTQLGHTLMKGIALSLGLDQSYFAEKYTTDPLTLFRIFNYPYRPQAEATEERWGVGEHTDYGVLTILKQDDAGGLQVKSQAQWIAAPPIPNSFVCNIGDMLDRMTGGLYRSTPHRVLNTSKRDRLSFPFFFDPHFDADIQAIDTSKAFQPRDDKAERWDGASVHEFSGTYGDYILGKVSKVFPDLQQKVL from the coding sequence ATGGAACATTTATCAACCGCTACAGTCCCTATCATCGATATTAGTCCTTTAGTTAATGACAGCAGCGACCAGCACGCCGTCGCTCAAGCCATTGGCGAGGCTTGTCAAACCTATGGTTTTTTCTATATAATAGGCCATGGGGTGGACGAGGTTTTACAGCAGCAGTTGGAGGACCTAAGCAAGCGCTTTTTTGCCCAGGAATTAGCGATAAAAAACCAGATTCGCATGGCCTTGGGTGGGAAGGCCTGGAGGGGCTATTTTCCGGTAGGCGATGAGCTGACCTCCGGCAAACCCGACATTAAAGAAGGGCTTTATTTTGGCTTGGAACTAGGACCAGATGATCCTCGCGTACAAGCCGGGCTTCCCATGCATGGCGCCAATCTTTTTCCGGCTAATATGCCCGAATTTAGAACGGTCGTGCTGGATTACATGGCTGCCGTAACGCAACTAGGCCATACGCTGATGAAGGGCATTGCTTTGAGTTTAGGTTTGGATCAAAGCTATTTTGCAGAAAAATATACGACCGATCCGCTTACCTTATTTCGGATATTTAATTACCCTTATCGCCCACAAGCGGAGGCAACCGAAGAACGATGGGGCGTGGGCGAACATACCGACTATGGGGTTTTGACGATCCTGAAACAAGATGATGCGGGTGGTTTGCAGGTAAAATCACAAGCACAATGGATAGCGGCTCCCCCTATTCCCAATTCATTTGTCTGTAATATTGGTGATATGCTCGACCGGATGACTGGTGGGCTGTATCGGTCTACGCCACATCGGGTGTTAAATACGTCCAAGCGTGATCGACTTTCCTTTCCTTTTTTCTTCGACCCTCATTTCGATGCCGACATTCAGGCCATTGACACGAGCAAAGCTTTCCAGCCTCGTGACGACAAGGCAGAACGCTGGGATGGCGCCAGTGTGCATGAATTTAGTGGTACTTACGGTGATTATATTCTAGGAAAAGTTTCTAAGGTGTTTCCGGACCTGCAACAGAAAGTGCTGTAA
- a CDS encoding alpha/beta hydrolase-fold protein, with translation MSFFKGLILLLTLVPTSPLFGQKANYPTGKIEGPFVWKSTIYPGTERNYWVYVPAQYDANKPSCSMVVQDGLGRAEGWRLPQVLDSLIALKAIPVIIGIFVDHGKVPADAPDQFPRYNRSFEYDGLGDRYARFLLEELLPEVGRSYNLSQDPNDRSIAGASSGAICAFNAAWERPDAFSRVLSTIGTYVGLRGGDEFHTLVRKSEPKPLRVFLEDGNTDLNIYAGDWWMANQTMFSALTWAGYEVDHIWGTEGHNSKGAKKILPQALKWLWQDYPQRVSTHLDQYKGLPLVIDGEEWMAIPIKGAKLDKIAVNEKGDVFFTDLLGKAIYRLDERGKAVLFKQLTFRPGGLSFQQNGELCVANLDKKQILKLDEKGKFRKVVTKIAAADLAISTKGIYFSDPSTHRLGVYTYTDQAVHEVTLAENPIGLSLSADQTFLQVSTENGVQGYSYKIKQDGTLDFGQTYIHYHVPYGQPTASTRGITMDTENRSYTASKMGIQVADQLGRINFIFSQPGQQTTELQFGGKAFNTLYSICDGQLYARKVNAQGVLSWLPAVKPPQPRM, from the coding sequence ATGTCCTTTTTTAAGGGTTTAATCCTGTTGTTGACCCTCGTACCAACCTCACCTCTTTTTGGTCAAAAGGCTAATTACCCTACAGGTAAAATAGAAGGGCCATTTGTTTGGAAAAGCACGATCTATCCGGGGACTGAACGAAACTACTGGGTGTACGTACCTGCCCAATACGATGCCAACAAGCCAAGCTGTTCGATGGTCGTCCAGGATGGCCTGGGGCGGGCAGAAGGTTGGCGTTTACCGCAAGTGTTAGACTCCCTCATCGCCCTCAAAGCCATTCCGGTAATCATTGGCATCTTTGTTGACCATGGCAAAGTGCCGGCAGATGCACCAGATCAATTCCCTCGTTACAATCGCAGTTTTGAATATGATGGCTTGGGCGACCGCTACGCTCGGTTTTTGCTGGAAGAACTACTCCCCGAAGTGGGGCGCTCTTACAACCTGAGCCAGGATCCCAATGATCGGAGCATTGCTGGCGCTAGCTCTGGCGCCATTTGCGCCTTTAACGCCGCCTGGGAAAGGCCCGACGCCTTTAGTCGCGTACTGAGTACCATTGGCACCTACGTTGGTTTAAGAGGAGGCGATGAATTTCACACCCTGGTTCGAAAGAGCGAGCCCAAGCCTTTACGCGTGTTTCTAGAAGATGGCAATACCGATCTGAATATCTACGCAGGGGATTGGTGGATGGCCAATCAGACGATGTTTTCAGCACTGACCTGGGCAGGATATGAAGTTGATCATATTTGGGGAACCGAAGGACATAATAGCAAGGGGGCAAAAAAGATTTTGCCACAGGCTTTGAAATGGTTATGGCAGGACTATCCGCAGCGGGTGAGCACCCATTTGGATCAATACAAGGGGCTGCCATTGGTCATAGACGGAGAAGAGTGGATGGCCATCCCTATCAAAGGTGCAAAGCTGGATAAAATAGCAGTTAATGAAAAGGGGGATGTATTTTTTACCGACCTGTTAGGTAAAGCAATTTACCGTTTGGACGAGCGGGGCAAGGCGGTGTTATTTAAGCAACTCACCTTCAGGCCAGGGGGGCTCTCTTTCCAGCAAAACGGTGAGCTATGCGTAGCTAATTTGGATAAAAAGCAAATTTTGAAACTGGATGAAAAGGGTAAGTTTCGGAAGGTGGTCACCAAAATAGCAGCGGCAGACCTTGCGATCAGCACCAAAGGCATCTACTTTTCCGATCCGAGCACCCATCGACTTGGAGTGTACACCTACACTGACCAGGCCGTGCACGAGGTCACCTTGGCGGAAAATCCCATTGGCCTAAGCCTTTCCGCAGATCAAACCTTTTTGCAAGTCAGTACAGAGAATGGCGTTCAAGGTTATTCCTATAAAATCAAGCAGGACGGAACCTTAGATTTTGGCCAAACCTATATTCACTATCATGTGCCTTATGGACAGCCCACCGCCAGCACCCGTGGCATCACAATGGATACCGAAAATCGGTCTTATACCGCTTCGAAGATGGGGATACAAGTCGCAGATCAGTTGGGGCGAATCAATTTCATCTTTTCTCAACCTGGCCAGCAGACCACGGAGCTGCAGTTTGGCGGCAAAGCCTTTAATACACTCTACTCCATCTGCGATGGCCAACTGTATGCGAGGAAAGTTAATGCCCAGGGTGTGCTATCCTGGCTCCCTGCGGTAAAGCCGCCCCAGCCAAGGATGTGA
- a CDS encoding MFS transporter, with translation MENTDQPIGFSAYQKLVVVIITIVQFTVVLDFMVLSPLSAILLTELSITTTQFGLAVSAYAFSAGISGILVAGFADRFDRKKLLLIFYIGFIIGTFLCGIAPTYHLLLIARMITGLFGGVIGAASFAIITDLFSLQMRGRVMGYVQMAFAGSQVLGIPLGLYMANHWGWHSPFILIASLSLIVIALIYWRMQPVTDHLKVPAKTSAFLHLVRTISRPQYLPAFAATILLATGGYMLMPFGSAFSVNNLGVSLDELPLVYMITGVCTLFSGPLLGKLSDKVGKYRVFIWGSILSIVLILVYTNLGITPLWLIILLSCVVFIGITSRIISSSALMTAVPEAEDRGAFMSVSSSVQQVSGGIASTLAGMIIFQNETGFIEHYPILGIVVAISMLLAVALMYFVNRYVMEKEKVGG, from the coding sequence ATGGAAAACACCGATCAGCCCATAGGCTTTAGCGCCTACCAGAAACTTGTTGTAGTCATCATCACGATTGTCCAGTTTACGGTGGTCCTGGATTTTATGGTGCTTTCACCCTTAAGCGCGATTCTTTTAACAGAATTGAGTATCACGACAACCCAATTTGGCCTGGCCGTTTCCGCCTATGCTTTTAGTGCGGGTATATCAGGGATTCTCGTAGCTGGTTTTGCCGATCGATTCGATAGAAAAAAGCTCCTTTTGATTTTTTACATTGGTTTTATTATAGGAACCTTTCTCTGTGGGATAGCACCCACCTATCATCTATTATTAATCGCCAGGATGATCACCGGATTATTTGGCGGCGTGATTGGCGCAGCTTCTTTTGCCATTATTACGGACCTGTTCTCTTTGCAAATGCGAGGACGTGTCATGGGCTATGTGCAGATGGCCTTTGCAGGAAGTCAGGTATTGGGTATTCCGCTTGGACTGTATATGGCCAACCACTGGGGCTGGCATTCCCCTTTTATTTTAATCGCATCCTTGAGCTTAATCGTCATCGCCCTTATTTATTGGCGGATGCAGCCTGTGACCGATCATTTGAAGGTTCCCGCAAAGACCTCTGCTTTCCTCCACTTGGTGCGAACGATTTCGCGACCACAATATTTACCTGCCTTTGCAGCGACTATCCTCCTGGCAACCGGAGGGTATATGCTGATGCCCTTCGGCAGTGCCTTTAGTGTGAACAATCTGGGGGTGAGCCTCGATGAATTGCCATTGGTGTATATGATTACCGGCGTTTGTACCCTGTTTAGTGGCCCGCTCCTTGGCAAATTGAGTGATAAGGTAGGAAAGTACAGGGTATTTATCTGGGGTTCTATTTTATCTATCGTCCTAATCCTGGTGTATACGAATTTGGGCATCACCCCACTCTGGTTGATTATTCTACTCAGTTGCGTGGTATTTATCGGTATCACCTCCCGCATCATATCCAGTTCTGCTTTGATGACGGCCGTCCCGGAGGCGGAAGATCGTGGCGCCTTTATGAGTGTCAGCTCCTCCGTTCAACAAGTGTCAGGCGGGATTGCCTCTACCTTGGCGGGTATGATTATTTTCCAAAATGAAACAGGCTTTATCGAACATTACCCAATTTTAGGCATTGTTGTGGCGATAAGTATGCTACTTGCTGTCGCGTTAATGTATTTTGTCAATCGCTATGTGATGGAGAAAGAGAAGGTTGGTGGATAG